The proteins below come from a single Oncorhynchus tshawytscha isolate Ot180627B linkage group LG22, Otsh_v2.0, whole genome shotgun sequence genomic window:
- the tasorb gene encoding protein TASOR isoform X4: MALNPEVERKTDIECLKTGELDLESCESKTNSLSAAISTTSNQNGDQTGCEDGVMPEQEASERRRSGHSAARSSDNSPLPGQRQAEELPRRNFQIPRKIKERKGLYQFLAPDSREFEGLVKILSSFYLDASSRGTFSYCKARLIHNELLEKEFIEKRRELKQEGRTDPELVESYCFLFPDKSKLPWICEKGLSVGHSRITTLGNPAMGVYLSKFSDLLQMNPFEAGSCGDIVIFKVMRGRLKSIFENMPKSVLDPTPKFDCHISKNATRVTSLLSYRAFELTQQYFYEFAFDEIKPRPRHVCPYAVVSFQYKGKESAAAPMAAHRFNSAVCEGGSKGRSSYTVWSGPLVNKGQELCQVSLRSSTRHFLPFKLTEKLEMSMGMQLDQVKRKIPSVLFSWDTYSRTREVLKCGIYCSLFEVVDGKGKATSSTLSGLIHKLERERMVLVKPLVDKGFLFLLSSTQMFNPNERRGRVEKSLQALFVFQESRGVTKFTPRLSEQEPLSAEPLPPLLASMDPFIPALHYALLKMRSTPDNKHLSTVVERQALDYLTRRDSGRAFLLPEYQQNLDERGNVHPAPRPKSNMEGLLRSYLHGLSSAYVLPIVKARDMMDRINQPPPAPAPTVPDYSPVSDWGGSGGSDRPERVERQPLERPESSRRRGGTSQTHSNGAAAGTGAPPQRSRLAQSEYDKDKMKELLKLIQLHKALVKEPGGKERAEGGDEGAWEGPHGLKRKLEEDESGAMSKYLRGAHFSNGEPSRVAQGEEVENYNLAAVMESMGIYDTDLRDRGNTSQASSANETQRLLKILLSTLNKAMVQGAAVAPTDLPDHVEPSTENPLTGAPIEGRVEQARQDFFEEQTVCSLTSPFSTDSPGQQPHTSDNPSLTWELASHTDKPIPFFESQNDGNFDQRGGLEGGEKGLRGASVEQERVTKEASIERGAKGASLEREMALRGAFLEGGARDTSLEGESKVEKPARGVSLERVARPSSTLDTIVSQELHCLSNSIQGLMDNQKIYYNSQLPPRLSPRHTWQPNSSFSDFVAPYVVSVPVQGHVNTLCERMGRLVPKPRHTDSAKTPGARSTLHVPSATTHPIPSFPPPPHSLSSIPPLPSMHHLPPPPALVHSPAPVLITSPTAKPVPKTKAQPPQAKSSSSSQNRPKPVPFKQTHKNPSAAQKPSTERKSEPSASKREVYSPSQASMDSSDSTPKRPKQDAITAPSPLTPASAAGLLMGQLKPEVFSSLVEIFKDVQRNTVRFYIHSGEEEESDICVEIKEYLLSLGNTECNPQMFLENNSSLDKLLIVIQNEDISAHVNKIPALVSLKKLSTVSFAGVDSLDDVKNHTYNELFVSGGFIVSDEFVLNPDFITHDRLQAFLRFLEEQSSPENPWQWKIHNKSQKKLKELGRLNSDAMALLNLLTAYQKKHLVEFLPYHECDAQSRQAPDLDCLVKLQANHTQHRHFIFLTERRFEMFMQYSRNGIVIASIDDIMTSFHSLIGSRVVHDECIEEEDMSLDSDDDSHNQVIVEHPAQSQEGVAAAGMGDSTQQPPLPESDEFRPPLPDQLNTPGRHTPSSISYSSRTPNLSNFAALKSAISQFKASNQIGRADIGSTSPGGFSVNPHQSFLCPSTQWVSYSGSSGYTASPAYPASPCSTTQEQDYRNPAAVPTTAPGSTLTSQAPLTLTDIPQPPPLPPHLKMGGTLSQSFSLPGSVSGAAGVGVGASISTVSSTSPLPITAIVASSSSLSTALTYSDPTVATTASLGLDYTQSDMVQLGYPAAVSSSANGTPTQQGDRRLSGPGESPWGLGGGTPNSQGGARPGSVSHSGLTQGGERERTGTPGGSTPGSHGGRTPVNSVESLGAGMAVPSVATRGGSIARPMLPIHGTGGSRGGEASVQPLSGGGYGCLGAMPGQMGMGRGGMGRGGMGPGSLGGYRGRGAPQRGPWPRPGVGPERPDGGGPCGPSWGYPKGRGGGQDYYSDYTYSHNYSP, encoded by the exons ATGGCCCTGAACCCTGAAGTGGAGAGAAAAACTGACATAGAGTGTCTGAAGACCGGTGAGCTCGACTTGGAGAGCTGCGAAAGCAAGACAAATTCGTTGTCAGCCGCCATCTCGACCACATCCAACCAAAATGGCGATCAGACTGGATGTGAAGACGGTGTAATGCCCGAACAAGAAGCCTCTGAGCGGCGGAGGAGCGGCCACAGTGCCGCGAGAAGCTCCGATAATTCACCTTTACCCGGCCAGAGACAGGCTGAAGAGTTGCCAAGGAGAAATTTTCAGATCCCGAGGAAGATCAAGGAACGGAAAG GGCTGTACCAGTTTCTGGCCCCTGACTCCCGGGAATTTGAGGGCCTTGTGAAGATCCTCTCCTCCTTCTACCTGGATGCATCGTCCAGGGGGACATTCTCCTACTGCAAGGCCAGGCTCATTCATAATGAGCTGCTGGAGAAAGAG TTCATTGAGAAGAGGAGGGAGCTGAAGCAGGAGGGCCGTACAGACCCAGAGCTGGTGGAGTCCTACTGCTTCCTGTTCCCAGACAAGTCCAAG CTCCCGTGGATATGTGAGAAGGGTCTGTCTGTGGGACACTCCAGGATCACTACACTAGGAAATCCTGctatgg GTGTTTATCTGTCTAAATTCTCTGATTTGCTTCAAATGAACCCGTTTGAAGCAGGCAGTTGTGGAGACATTGTCATATTTAAAGTCATGAGG GGCCGGCTGAAGAGCATCTTTGAGAACATGCCTAAGAGTGTCCTGGACCCCACACCCAAGTTTGACTGTCACATCTCCAAGAACGCCACACGGGTCACCTCGTTGCTGTCCTACAGAGCCTTTGAACTCACGCAGCAGTACTTCTATGAGTTTGCTTTTGATGAGATCAAGCCTCGGCCCAGACATGTGTGTCCCTACGCCGTGGTGTCTTTCCAGTACAAAGGCAAGGAGTCTGCTGCTGCACCTATGGCTGCACACAGGTTCAACAGCGCTGTCTGTGAAGGAGGAAGCAAAG GGAGGAGTAGCTACACTGTGTGGAGTGGGCCACTGGTGAACAAGGGACAGGAGTTGTGCCAGGTGTCTCTACGCTCCTCTACACGCCACTTCCTCCCTTTCAAACT AACGGAGAAGTTGGAGATGAGTATGGGGATGCAGCTGGACCAGGTGAAGAGGAAGAtcccctctgttctgttctcctgggACACCTACAGCAGAACCCGGGAAG tgctgAAGTGTGGGATCTACTGCAGCCTGTTTGAGGTGGTGGATGGGAAGGGTAAAGCGACCAGCAGCACTCTCTCAGGACTCATACATAAactggagagagagcggatg GTGCTGGTGAAGCCTTTAGTTGATAAAGGCTTTCTCTTCCTCTTGTCATCTACTCAGATGTTCAATCCCAACG AACGTCGGGGGAGGGTTGAGAAGAGCCTGCAGGCATTGTTTGTCTTTCAGGAGTCCAGGGGAGTCACCAAGTTCA CGCCCAGACTGTCAGAGCAGGAGCCCCTGTCAGCTGAGCCCCTGCCCCCCCTCCTGGCCTCCATGGACCCCTTCATTCCAGCCCTGCACTATGCCTTGCTCAAGATGCGCTCAACCCCCGATAACAAGCACCTCAGCACCGTGGTGGAGCGCCAGGCCCTAGACTACCTGACCAGGAGGGACAGCGGCCGGGCCTTCCTCCTCCCAGAGTACCAACAGAACCTGGACGAGAGGGGCAATGTGCACCCCGCGCCCCGCCCCAAATCCAACATGGAGGGCCTGCTGCGTTCCTACCTACACGGCCTCTCCTCAGCCTATGTCCTTCCCATTGTCAAGGCCAGGGACATGATGGACAGGATCAACCAACCCCCGCCTGCCCCAGCTCCAACTGTCCCGGACTACAGCCCTGTGTCAGACTGGGGGGGGTCAGGAGGgtcagacagaccagagagggtggagaggcaacctctagagagaccagagagcagcaggaggagaggggggacgtCCCAGACCCATTCTAACGGGGccgcagcagggacaggggcccCGCCCCAGAGGTCCAGGTTGGCCCAGAGTGAGTACGATAAGGACAAGATGAAAGAGTTGCTGAAGCTGATCCAGCTGCATAAGGCCCTGGTGAAGGAgccaggagggaaggagagggcagaggggggTGACGAGGGGGCCTGGGAGGGCCCCCACGGCCTGAAGAGGAAACTAGAGGAGGACGAATCAGGGGCCATGTCTAAATACCTACGAGGAGCCCACTTCAGCAATGGAGAGCCCAGTAGAG TAGCCcagggggaggaggtagagaactACAACCTGGCAGCAGTAATGGAGAGCATGGGGATCTATGACACTGACCTGAGGGACAGGGGAAACACTTCCCAGGCCTCCTCAGCCAACGAGACACAGCGCCTGCTCAAGATCCTGCTCTCCACCCTCAACAAGGCCATGGTTCAAGGTGCTGCCGTGGCCCCCACCGACCTGCCTGACCACGTGGAGCCCTCCACGGAGAACCCCCTGACTGGAGCTCCGATTGAAGGGCGAGTGGAGCAGGCCCGACAGGACTTCTTTGAG gagcAGACTGTGTGCAGTCTGACCAGCCCCTTTAGCACTGACTCTCCAGGACAACAGCCACACACCTCAGACAACCCATCACTCACCTGGGAACTGGCCTCTCACACAGACAAACCTATCCCCTTCTTTGAATCTCAGAATGATGGCAACTTTGATCAGAGGGGAGGTCTGGAGGGGGGTGAGAAGGGTCTGAGAGGTGCCTCTGTGGAGCAGGAGAGGGTAACCAAGGAAGCCTCAATAGAGAGGGGAGCCAAGGGGGCTTccttggagagagagatggctctGAGGGGAGCTTTTCTGGAAGGGGGAGCCAGGGACACCTCCCTAGAGGGGGAAAGCAAGGTGGAGAAGCCAGCCAGGGGTGTTTCCCTGGAGAGGGTAGCCAGGCCGTCCAGCACTCTGGACACTATCGTAAGCCAGGAGCTCCACTGCCTCTCCAACTCCATCCAGGGCCTCATGGACAACCAGAAGATCTACTACAACTCCCAGCTGCCCCCACGGCTGTCTCCACGCCACACCTGGCAGCCCAACAGCTCATTCTCAGACTTTGTGGCTCCCTATGTTGTGTCTGTCCCTGTTCAGGGCCACGTCAACACCCTGTGTGAGAGAATGGGCCGACTAGTACCCAAACCTCGCCACACAGACTCTGCTAAAACACCTGGGGCTCGTTCTACCCTCCATGTTCCCTCCGCCACTACCCATCCTAttccttctttccctcccccgccccattccctctcctccatccctccccttccttccaTGCATCACCTTCCACCCCCGCCTGCCCTCGTCCACTCTCCTGCCCCTGTCCTCATCACGTCCCCCACCGCCAAGCCTGTCCCCAAAACCAAAGCGCAGCCCCCTCAGGCTAAGAGCTCCTCTTCTTCCCAGAACCGGCCCAAACCGGTCCCATTCAAACAGACCCACAAGAACCCCTCTGCAGCACAGAAGCCCTCGACAGAGAGGAAGTCAGAACCATCTGCctcaaagagagaggtctactctcCCTCCCAGGCCTCAATGGACTCCTCAGACTCCACCCCAAAACGGCCTAAACAAGATGCCATCACAGCCCCCTCTCCCCTTACCCCGGCGTCAGCCGCTGGACTACTGATGGGCCAGCTGAAGCCTGAGGTGTTCAGCAGCCTGGTGGAGATCTTCAAGGACGTGCAGAGGAACACGGTCAGATTCTACATCCactctggggaggaggaggagagtgacatCTGTGTGGAGATCAAG GAGTACTTGCTGAGCCTGGGCAACACGGAGTGTAACCCCCAGATGTTCCTGGAGAATAACAGCAGTCTGGATAAGTTGCTCATCGTCATTCAGAACGAGGACATCTCAGCCCACGTCAACAAG ATCCCAGCTCTGGTGTCATTGAAGAAGCTGTCCACGGTGAGCTTTGCAGGAGTTGACAGTCTGGACGATGTGAAGAACCACACCTACAACGAGCTCTTTGTCTCTGGAGGATTCATAGTGTCTGATGAGTTTGTCCTCAACCCAGACTTCATAACACACG ACCGGTTGCAGGCGTTCCTGCGGTTCCTAGAGGAGCAGAGCTCTCCAGAGAACCCCTGGCAGTGGAAGATTCACAATAAGTCCCAGAAGAAACTCAAAGAGCTGGGCAG GTTGAACAGTGATGCCATGGCTCTCCTCAACCTGCTGACAGCCTATCAGAAGAAGCACCTGGTGGAGTTCTTGCCTTACCACGAGTGTGACGCCCAATCACGTCAGGCCCCTGATCTGGACTGCCTGGTCAAGCTCCAGGCTAACCACACCCAGCACCGCCACTTTATCTTCCTCACAG AGAGGCGCTTTGAGATGTTCATGCAGTACTCCAGGAACGGCATAGTGATCGCCAGCATTGATGACATCATGACCAGTTTCCACAGCCTGATTGGCTCCAGAG tagTGCATGATGAGTGTATAGAAGAGGAGGATATGTCGCTGGACTCTGATGACGACAGCCACAACCAGGTGATCGTAGAGCATCCTGCCCAATCCCAGGAGGGGGTAGCAGCAGCGGGCATGGGGGACTCAACCCAGCAGCCCCCCTTACCAGAGTCAGATGAGTTCCGCCCCCCTCTCCCCGACCAGCTCAACACCCCTGGCCGACACAcgccctcctccatctcctactCCAGCAGAACCCCCAACCTGTCCAACTTCGCTGCTCTCAAATCTGCCATTTCCCAGTTCAAAGCCTCCAACCAGATTGGTAGGGCGGACATAGGCAGCACTTCGCCAGGAGGGTTTTCTGTCAACCCCCACCAGAGCTTCCTGTGTCCGTCTACCCAGTGGGTGTCCTACTCTGGCTCCTCCGGCTACACAGCCTCCCCAGCCTACCCCGCCTCGCCCTGTAGCACCACCCAAGAACAGGACTACAGAAACCCAGCCGCAGTACCTACTACAGCCCCAGGTTCCACTCTGACCAGCCAGGCTCCCCTCACCCTAACGGATATCCCCCAGCCTCCCCCGCTTCCTCCACATCTCAAGATGGGTGGGACTCTGTCCCAGTCGTTTAGCCTGCCTGGCTCTGTTAGTGGAGCGGCCGGGGTTGGTGTTGGAGCATCTATCTCCACAGTCAGCAGCACTAGCCCTCTGCCCATCACAGCCATAGtggcctcttcctcttctctctccactgcacTAACATACTCCGACCCTACTGTTGCCACCACAGCCTCCTTAGGCCTGGACTACACTCAGAGCGACATGGTCCAGCTTGGCTACCCGGCAGCGGTCAGCTCCAGCGCTAACGGGACCCCCACCCAGCAGGGGGACAGGAGACTTAGTGGGCCCGGGGAGAGCCCATGGGGGTTAGGAGGAGGAACCCCTAACAGCCAGGGAGGGGCCAGGCCTGGCTCTGTCTCCCATAGCGGTCTCACCcaaggtggggagagggagaggacaggcacTCCTGGTGGCAGTACCCCTGGAAGTCACGGGGGCAGGACTCCAGTGAACAGTGTAGAAAGCCTTGGAGCGGGTATGGCTGTTCCCTCTGTGGCCACCAGGGGGGGCTCAATAGCTAGGCCCATGCTGCCCATCCATGGGACTGGAGGCAGTCGAGGTGGAGAGGCCAGTGTCCAGCCACTCAGCGGTGGTGGCTACGGCTGTTTAGGTGCCATGCCTGGACAGATGGGTATGGGACGCGGCGGCATGGGACGCGGGGGTATGGGTCCCGGGTCGTTAGGGgggtacagagggagaggagccCCACAGAGAGGCCCCTGGCCCAGGCCGGGAGTGGGACCCGAACGGCCGGATGGAGGTGGACCCTGCGGACCCTCCTGGGGTTACccgaaggggaggggagggggacaagaTTACTACTCAGATTACACATACTCACACAACTACTCCCCCTGA